In Brachyspira pilosicoli, the genomic window ATATTTTCTTCTAAAATCTTTAGAGTTGAGGTTGATGAGAGGGTTACCGAAGTTACAGAGATGCTTCCGGGTGCTAATTGCGGAGGTTGCGGTTATCCGGGCTGCGCTCAATTTGCTAAGGCTTTAGTTGCTGATGAAGCTCCTGTTGATGGCTGTTCTGTGGGCGGTGCTGCTACTGCTGAGGCTGTTGCTAAATATTTAGGAAAGGTTACTCCGCCTCAAAAAGAGAGAACGAGAGCTTATATATTTTGTCATGGGCATAAGGATATAGCTAAATCTAATCAGGTTTATAATGGTGCTCAGACTTGTGTATCTGCTGTTATGGCTGGAGGAAACAAGGACTGTTCTTATGGCTGTGTTGGTTTTTATGATTGTATGAAGGCTTGTGATTTTGGTGCTATTATTAAAAGTGAGACTGGGGTTCCTATTATAGTTGAAGATAAATGTGTCTCTTGCGGTGCTTGTGTGAAGGCTTGTCCTCAAAAACTTATAGAGATTCACCCTGTAGCTCAAAAGTTTCATGTATATTGTAAATCTAAAGACAAAGGTCCTATTGCTAAAAAGGCTTGTGATAAGGCTTGTATTGGATGCAGCATTTGTGTGAAAAACACTAAAGAGGGCGGCATGAGAATGGAGAATAATTTGGCTATAGTTAACTATGAAGATTATGCTATCACAGAAGAGAGTATAGCTAAATGTCCTACTAAAGCTATTACAGATGAGAGAGTTAATTCTGTAGTGAATTTATAATCAATAAACATTAATAATAAATTAACAAGGGTGTGTTTGAAAAAGTATGCCCTTGTTTTTTATTTAGATTAATGAAGTATGATATATTTAATACATATTCCTAACATATAAAATTAAAACACTTGCACTTTTTGGTTCTTTTGACGAAGTCCGCACCGCGACCGAAGGAAGTGCCTGTGGGTGCGAGCGGCGGGAAAAAGAACAATAAAATTAACTTAATTTTTTGCAAAAAACATTTATTTAAATAAGATATTTGCAGGGCTTTGCACCCTGCGAAGCGTGCCCTTAGGGTACACACCCCCAGTTCTTTTGCCGACGCTCTGCGTGCCGTAGGCAAGGCACCTACTCGGTATTGGTATAAAAGAACCAAAAGAACTGCATTTAATGAATTATAGCTTTTTATGTAATACAAAATATTAATTATTATAAATAAATTTGATTGACATAATTTTAAATTATGTTAAACTAGCTACTATGAAAACTAATAGATTAAATTGTTGTCTACAGTCTACAGTCTACAGTCTACAGTCTACAGTCTACAGTCTACAGTCTACAGTCTACAGTCTACAGTAGACTCACAAAATTATATTTTACAATTCCCCCCTATTCTTTTGATGTTGCATCAATTTCTTATTTTGATGATGAAATGATTAAGTTTTTTCTTTTAATAAAGAGGAGAATATGTTTAAAAAAAATATTGGTATTAAATTATATATTTTATTAATTGTTGTTTACACTATTGCTTTTTTTTCTTTATACTATTTGGGCAGTAAAACTAGGAAAGGTTATTTAGAAATATCATTTAATGAAAATTATGTTAATAAAACTTTAGAATTAAATAATTTAGAATCTATAAAAGAGCAATTTTTTGTAAATAATAAATTAGATATTAATAGTATAAATAATTATATTATTACTAATGAAAATATAAAAAAATATTTTTATGATTTTAAACTTCAGTATTATAGTAAAATTTTTATGTATAGTGATATATATTATGTATATGTAGATACTAATAAATTTCTTAAAGATAATGATTTTATTAAAGAAATAACAATGCATCAAATTGGAAAGCAATATGGTTCTTTAATATCTTCTTCTAGTTTATATGATAAAAAAATTGAATTTGATTATACATTAGGGATAAAAGAAGATTTTATATATGTTCTTTTATCATTATATATTATTCTTATTTTATATTTTGTTTATTATCATATATTGAATTTTGATAAATTAAGTTTGTTTATATACTCTAAGTTAGATAATTCACAAAAAGATAAAGTTGATGGTAAAAATATTTCTTTGCTAAATGACTTTTTTCAGAATTTCATTAAATCATTTATAACGAGTTTGATAATTTTATTGATTTTAATAGTATTAAAATTAGGTATGTTAAAAGTATATTCCTTATTTCTAGTCTCTTTTGTTATAATATTTTATTTGTATAGTAATAAAAGAATTATTTTTTTAGATAACTTTTTCAATAAATACATTTTTAGTATTAAATATAAAAAATTAGTATTCTTTTTTATATTAATTTCTATATTAACTTTTTTTATATTATTTAAATTGGTGGAAAATGATTATATATTTAATATTAATAATATATTAAATTTTATATCATTATTTATTATAACTTTTATCATTTTCATTATTTTAAAAAGATTTTCAAATACTTATTTGTTTATATTTTTATCAATTATTTCTTTATTACTAATTGTATATAAAAAATATGTGCCTGCTATAGAAGATGTTTTTCATCATACATCACATTTTACATCAGTGTTTTTTGTACATAATGGTATTCCTTATCAAGATAATATGTATAGTATATTAGGACATTATGCTATATTAATGGAGCCATTTTTTAAAATATTCGGACTTAATGTAAACACATATTCTATTTTACTTGCCATATTAGCTGGAATATCTATTGTATTTATAATAATTACTATTTTTATACTTATAGAAGATAATTTTTATAGAAATATAGCTATATTATTATTGATATTATTATATTTTACTCTTAACAATGAAAGACCTCGTTTTACAGTTTTTAGAATATTATTTCCTTCTATTGTTATGGGATATTTAGCCATTATTAATACAAAAAAGAATATAGTTTTTATATCAATTGGTTATTTATTAGCATCTCTTGCAATTTTATTCAATGTTGAGTCCGGACTAGTAACTATTTTTTCATTATCCGTTGCTAATGTTTATATTTATTGTTATGATTATAATTTTAAAGATAAAAGATTGTATATTAATTTGTTCTTTTTCTTTTTACTTTCTATTTTTTCAATATTATTATCTTTTGCTATTTTTAATATATATAATGTATATGTTTTGGGAGGTGAAATACAAGATTTTAAATCGCTTTTATTCCCTCTATTTACAGATCAAGTTTCTAATACTGCTTTATATCAAATTAAGCTCATTGACTTTTTCATTCAAGTCTTTTTAATATTAATATTTTTAATTCCATTTATGTTTTATTTAAATAAAATGTCTATCTTTAGAGGTTATGAAAATGAAAAAATAAAAAAACATTATGCTTTAGTAATATATATTTGTATATCAGCGTTAGGATTATATTCTTATAACATTAATAGATATCATATAACTCATAATGTTATAGTTTTTCCTATGTTAGTAGTAATAATTCCATTTATATTAAATAAACTATTTAGCAATATATATGTATTGGACAATGAGGAAAAGAAAAAATATATAATTTATATTCAATCATTCATAATTCTTCTGATATTAGTTTTATACACTTGTTCTTTTAATTTCAATATAGTATTTTCTGAGAGATCCAAAAAATTATTTTCATATTTAAAAACAAAAAATACAGAAGAAAATGGTATTACATCAAAGGTTACTGAATATATAAAAAAATATGGATACGATGGTATAGTATCATTTGGCGGACCGTTTGTATATGGATATGCTAATTTGGGTTGGACAAATTCATTGATTTTACCTAATGAAAGTGATTGGTGGAATCCTCAGTTGGGTTATACTAAAGTTGTTGAAATGTTTTTAGAAAAATCTCCTGATGTATTTCTATCTGGAAAAGAATTATATAATATATCATATTATTATAATACTAATTACATAAATAGTGTAAATTTTTTTAATGATTATGTGTTAAAAAATTATACAAATGTTAAAACAGAATATGAGAAATATAATTTTTACTTTTATCAGAAGATAAAATAGATAAGTTTGTAAAAATTAAATGGGTATGCCATTGTTTTTATTTAAATTAATGAAGTAGGATATATTTAATACATATTCCTAACATATAAAATTAAAACACTCGCACTTTCGCCATAGGCGTACTTCGTATGGTTCTTTTGACGAAGTCCGCACCGCGGCCGAAGGAAGTGCCTGTGGGTGCGAGCGGCGGGAAAAAGTTGAATAAAATAAAAACATAGATTACGAAATATATTCGTTTAAATTATACTAAAAAAATTAGAAAACATAAAAATTGACAAAACCTTAAATCTTTTGTATAGTAAGTACCAAAGGAAATAAATATGTTTAGAGACAGCACTATAACAACCAAAGATATACTAAAATCTGTTAGACAAATAGAAATAAAAACTTCGCGTATAGTAAACTCTTATTTTGCTGGACAGTATCATTCTGCTTTTAAGGGGCATGGTATAGAGTTTGATGAGGTGAGAAAGTATAATATTGGCGATGATGTGAGGGCTATGGATTGGAAGGTGAGTGCGAGGTATAATGAGCCTTTTATTAAAAGATTTAGAGAAGAGAGGGAGCTTAATGTTGTTATATTAGCTGACTTTTCTGCGTCTACTGATTTTGGACTTACAAAAACTAAACATAATCTTATTGTAGAACTTAGTGCTTTGCTTTCTTTTTCTGCTCTAAAAAACAATGACAAAGTAGGGCTTTTAATATTTACTGATACCGTTGAAAAGTTTATTCCTCTAAATAAAGGAAAAAATCATGTGCTTAGAATTATTAGAGAGCTTATAGAGTTTGAACCTAAAAGTGCTGAAACTAATATTGCTAATGCTTTAGAATATTTTAACAAGATACAAAAAAGAGATAGTATTACATTTCTTATAACGGATGCATGTTCTGACTTGCCTAAAAAACAGATAGACATTACAAGAAAGAGAAATGATTTTGTGGTTTGTTTGGTTAATGATAAATTGGAATATGAAATGCCTAATTTGCTTGGCACTTTAGTTTTATCAGATTTAGAGAATGATGAGTATGTTTATTTTGATATGGGTAACAAGAATGTGAGAGAGGCTTATATCAATGAGCAGAGTAAAATTCTTGAAGATAAATTACAGTTTTTAAAAAGAAACTCTATAGAAAATATAGTATTGGATACATCAAGTAATTATATTAATGAAGTTATGAAATTTTTTATTAAGAGAAGAAAATAGCATATCTTATAAAGAAATTAATAAAATTATTATAGTTTCATTTTTTAATTATTTTAAAAAAATTATAATTCTTTTTATTGCTGTTATTTGTATAAAAGTACTTGCTTAATTTTTCGTTGAAGTATTTATTTCAATAGTTCTTTGTATTTCGATAAATAATATAATATTCTTAGAATGTTTTCGTGAAAGTTGAAAGCAATTTTAAACCATACTAATTATGTATATATAAAAAAATAAATTATTCGATTTAAATTAAAAATATTATGTAATAGTTTTTACATTAATTTTAATTTTTATAAATGCAATATATACAAAAACTTTTTAAATTAATGATTAAAAGTTAGAAGTCAAAAATTTGACCTTTCATAGTTATTATTATAAAATACTATTCATAAAAATATAGATATTGGAGTTATAATTATGAATAAGGCTATTAAGTTTTTATTATTGGCCTCTTCTTTATTTTTATTTGCGTCATGCGGCGGCGGCGGTAAATATGAAGAGGGTGTTTTGCGTTTGAATGTTGGTCCAGAGCCTCAAACTATAGACCCTACATTAAACTCTGCTATAGACGGAAGTATGTATATAATACATGCTTTTGAAGGTTTAGCACAAAAAGATAAAGAGGGTAAAATTGTAGGCGGTGTTGCTGAGAGTTGGGACGTTAGCGAGAACGGTACCAAATATGTATTTCATATTAGAAGCAATGCTAAGTGGTCTGATGGAAAGCCTGTTGTAGCTGATGATTTTGTATATAGCTGGAGAAGGGCTGCTGACCCTAAAACTGCTGCTAATTATAGTTATCAGATGGAGCCTTTAAAAAATGCTAAAAAGATTACTGCGGGTGAGATGCCTGTTGAATCTTTAGGAGTTAAGGCTATTGATGATAATACTTTAGAGGTTACTTTGGAAGCTCCTACTCCGTATTTTGACCAGCTTATGGCTTATCCTGTATATTTCCCTTTGAGAAGAGATATTGTTGAGGCTAATCCTGATACTTGGACTATGAGTGCGGATACTTATATTGGAAATGGTCCTTTTAAAATGACTGAAAGACAAATTGACAGTAAAATTGTGATGGAAGTTAATACTAATTATTGGAATATTGATGTTATAGTTCCTAAGAAGTTAATTTTTATATTGATGGATAACCCTACTTCTGTTGTTGCTGGTATAAAAGACGGTTCTATATATTTCTCTGACAGAGTACCTGCTCAAGATATGGATACATTAAAAGAAGAAGGATATTTAGAAATAAAACCTTATTTAGGTTTGTATTATTATAGTTTAAATGTTACTAATGAAACATTGAAAGATAAGAGAGTGAGAAGGGCATTAGCTTTGGCTATTGACAGAAATTATATAGTAGAGCAGGTTACAAGAGGCGGTCAAACTCCTGCTGCCGCTGTTGTTCCTCCGCAGATATCTGATATTACTGGAAGTTTTAGAGAAAATGGAATGGATAGTTTTAGTTTAAAAGCTGAAGATTATCAAAAAAACATAGAAGAGGCTAAAAAGTTATTAGCTGAAGCAGGTTATCCAAACGGAGAAAATTTTCCCGTGCTTGAGTTTAAAACTAATCCAGGAGAGCATACTTCTGTATTTGAAGCTATTCAGCAGATGTGGAAAAATAATTTAGGCATAGATACTACTATAGTAAGTGAAGAGTGGGCAGTATTTCAGGCATCACGTTACAGCAGAGCTTATGTTATAGCAAGAAATGGCTGGATTGGAGATTATGATGACCCTATGACTTTTTTGGGTATGTTTTTAAGTTACAGCCCTCAAAATGTTGAAAGCTATAATAGTGCTATATATGACAGATTATTGGCTAATGCTTCTGCTACAGATGATAATACTATAAGAATGCCTTTGCTACATAAAGCAGAAGAATTATTTATGGAAGACATGCCTATCATTCCTTTATATTATTATACTTTGCCTTTATTGGTAAATGATAATTTAAAAGATGTTCAGTATGATGTGCTTGGTAAACATAAGTTTTTCTATGCTTATTATGACAATACTGCAAAATAATATTTTATAAAAGAATAATTAAAGAGGGGCTTTTGAATAATTAAGAGTCTCTCTTTTTTGTTTTAAAAAATTATTTACGCTCCCCTCCCTATAAGTTTTTTGGTTTAAAGCTAATAATATAAACTTTCATTAATTTTATTGTTTTATTAAAAGAAGCACTCCCGCCCTTGCTTTTATTAAATTTTTAGTCTACACCTCCGCACGTTGAGCTTGCTTAAAAATATAATTAAGATTGTTTTATAAAATTATTAATATTTGTTGTTTGATTTAGCGTGCGGTAGACAATGCAGCAAATTTAAAAAATCTTGGGTGGGGGCAAAATTAGAATTTAAAGCAAAAAAGAATAGCAACACAAAAAATAGAAGTGAATACAGAAAGCCTATAGGGTGGGGTATGTGAATTAAATTTAAAAAACGCAGCTGTTTTATTTATATTATTTTAAACTTATTTTACAGAATTTTTAATAATATCATTTTCTGTTTTTCTCGCCCCAGATACATATAGCATCTAATATTGGTATTAAAGATTTACCTCTTTTTGATAAACTATATTCCACTTTTGGTGGTATTTGAGGATATTCTTTTCTGCTAATTAAATCATCTTTTTCTAATTCTTTTAAAGTTACACTCAATGTTTTATGAGATATGTTTGATATTATTCTTTTTAATTCATTATATCTTACAATCTTTAATTCTGATAATATATATAGTATTATCATTTTATATTTACCAGATATTAAAGACATTGTATAAGCAAAGCCTGTATCTTCCATATATTTTTCTTTTAAATTATCTTTTTTCATAAAAATACACCTTTATACTTTACTTTTAGTTAGTATATAACATTTTTGTTAGTACTTGATTCTAATAATATATAATACTATAATTATAATATCAATAGTAATTTTATAAATAGGAGCAAAAAATGAAAAAAATATTAATTTTAAATGGAAGCCCAAGATTAAACGGCAACACTTTTTCTTTAATAGAAGAATTTACAAAAGGTGCGAAACTTAATGGAAATGATGTAATGAGATTTGATTTAGACAGAATGGATATACATTGCTGTAAGGGCTGTTTGAGAGGAGGTAAAAATCCAGATAGCCCTTGTTCTCAAAAAGATGATATGTTGAAAATATACCCATATTATAAAGAAGCAGATATACTCGTTTTGGCTTCACCTATGTATTATTGGGCTTTTTCTGCTCAGTTAAAAATAGCTATAGACAGATTATTTGCTGTTACAGAAATAGACCCAAATTATAAAACTCCGTATAAAGAGTGTTTTATGCTTATGGCAGCAGAGGGAAATGATGAAAATAATTCTAAGCCTGTTATAGAATATTATAATTACTTATTAAATTATCTTGGTTGGAAAGATTTAGGATATTTGATAGCTGGTGGAGTGTTTAATGCTGGAGATATTAAAGGTAAAGAAGAATTATTAAACAAAGCTTTTGAAATGGGAAAATTTATATTATAAAAGATTAAAGAGGGGCTTTTGTATACTCAAGAGTCTCTCTTTTTTAAAATTATTTACGTACCCCGCCCTATAAGTTTTTTTATTCTAAACTTCAAAATATAACTTTCATTAATTTTATTGTTTTATTAAAAGAAGCACTCCCGCCCTTGCTTTTATTAAATTTTTAGTCTACACCTCCGCACGTTGAGCTTGCTTAAAAATATAATTAAAATTGTTTTATAAAATTATTAATATTTGTTGTTTGGTTTAGCGTGCGGCAGACAATGCAGCAAATTTTACTTGTCGTAACCTAATACAAAATCTTCTACTTCTTTGAAATTGTTTATATAATAATCATTTTTTAAGTTTAGTAATGTTTCTTTGTCTGTAATGCCGTATAATGCAATTAATGCTTTTATGTTGGCGTTTTTTGCAAACTCATAATCTGGAATACCGTCTCCCACCATAAGACTTTCTTCTTCTATTAAGTTATAATCTCTTTTTAAATTATACCAAATGTTTATATCTGGCTTTCTATAAGGATAGATTCCATCGCCTATAACAGCTTTAAAATAATTATATATATTTAGTTTTTTTGCTGTTGTGATTGTTATCTCATTTGGCTTATTTGATATTATAAACATATTAATATTGAGTTTATAAAGTGATGTAAGTGTTTCTAATACATTATCATAAAGCTTTGTATTGTCTGTAGAGTGTTTACTATAATAATCAATATAAAAATTATACACATCATTTTCAATGCTTTCTAAATATTCTTTGTCATATTTATCAGCAAAATGATTTAACACTCTCTTTATTAAAAGCTTAGCACCATTGCCAACATACTTTTTTGTGTATTCTATATCCAAACTTGGAAAATTTATATATTCCAAAGTTTTATTTACACTATCATTTATATCTGGGATAGAATCTATCAATGTTCCGTCTAAATCAAATATTATATTTTTAATCATGATATATATATTATGCAGAAACAGTTTTTTTATGAGTGATTCTAAGTTCTTTTAGCTCTTTTTTTAATCTTCTTTTTTGATATGATTCAAGTCTATCTATAAAAGTAATTCCATTAGTATGGTCTATTTCATGCTGAAGAACTTTAGCTATATAATCTTTAGCTTCTAATATTTGTTCTTTATTTTCTGTGTCTATATATTTTACTTTTATTTCTTTATATCTTGCAACCTCATCGCTTATTTTAGGAAAAGATAAACAGCCCTCTTCTAATATTTCAGTCTCCTCACCATGCCAAATTATTTCAGGGTTAATTAAAGCCAACTTAAAATCTGCTTTAGTTTCATCATCAAAATCTGGTACAGATATTACTATTACTCTTTTTAATATTCCAACCTGCACCGCAGCAAGCCCAACACCATTAGCTTTATACATAGTTTCAAACATATCATCTATTAAAGCTAAAATCTCTTCATCTACATTTTCAACATAAGATGATTTCTCTTTTAATCTCTCATCTCCATAAATCACTAATTCTCTAATCATATATTTTTTATACTCCTCGTAAAATCCGCTTCTTCTATTAATAATAGTTATTATATAATAATAAACTTTTTATTCAAGTGGTAAAAATTAATATTCTAATTAAATATTAGTATTGAAGTTTTTTGTTTTTTTATTATACTTTTAGAATGAATAGAAGAAATCAATTTTTTGATAAGATAATAAAAAACTTCGATAAAGTTTCGGATATAGAAAAGAAAAGAATAATTGAAAGATTAGCTTTACTTTCAAATTCTCAAAATATAATAATAGAGAATTTAGAAGAAGGCATAATAGCAATAGATATAAACGGTATAATTCAAGGTATAAATAAAAAAGCATGTTTTTTGTTATCTATACCAAGAAACTCTGAAGATAAGGCAATTTCAAAATGTATAAATAACACGAATATAGGAAGATTAATATTAGAGCTATTAGAAGCAAATAACACAGATACAAAAATTATAAAAGATGATAAAAATGATAGAATGCTTCAAATAGATATTTTGCCTCTTGGAGATTCTGGAGTAATTATAGGCACTTTAATAAAAATATTTGATATTACAAAAAGTTATGAAAGTGCTCAGAAACTCAAACGTGCAGAACAATTAGCCTCTTTTACAACGCTTGCGGCTGGTGTTGCCCATGAAATAAAAAACCCTCTCGGTTCTA contains:
- a CDS encoding peptide ABC transporter substrate-binding protein; translated protein: MNKAIKFLLLASSLFLFASCGGGGKYEEGVLRLNVGPEPQTIDPTLNSAIDGSMYIIHAFEGLAQKDKEGKIVGGVAESWDVSENGTKYVFHIRSNAKWSDGKPVVADDFVYSWRRAADPKTAANYSYQMEPLKNAKKITAGEMPVESLGVKAIDDNTLEVTLEAPTPYFDQLMAYPVYFPLRRDIVEANPDTWTMSADTYIGNGPFKMTERQIDSKIVMEVNTNYWNIDVIVPKKLIFILMDNPTSVVAGIKDGSIYFSDRVPAQDMDTLKEEGYLEIKPYLGLYYYSLNVTNETLKDKRVRRALALAIDRNYIVEQVTRGGQTPAAAVVPPQISDITGSFRENGMDSFSLKAEDYQKNIEEAKKLLAEAGYPNGENFPVLEFKTNPGEHTSVFEAIQQMWKNNLGIDTTIVSEEWAVFQASRYSRAYVIARNGWIGDYDDPMTFLGMFLSYSPQNVESYNSAIYDRLLANASATDDNTIRMPLLHKAEELFMEDMPIIPLYYYTLPLLVNDNLKDVQYDVLGKHKFFYAYYDNTAK
- a CDS encoding flavodoxin family protein; protein product: MKKILILNGSPRLNGNTFSLIEEFTKGAKLNGNDVMRFDLDRMDIHCCKGCLRGGKNPDSPCSQKDDMLKIYPYYKEADILVLASPMYYWAFSAQLKIAIDRLFAVTEIDPNYKTPYKECFMLMAAEGNDENNSKPVIEYYNYLLNYLGWKDLGYLIAGGVFNAGDIKGKEELLNKAFEMGKFIL
- the def gene encoding peptide deformylase, which translates into the protein MIRELVIYGDERLKEKSSYVENVDEEILALIDDMFETMYKANGVGLAAVQVGILKRVIVISVPDFDDETKADFKLALINPEIIWHGEETEILEEGCLSFPKISDEVARYKEIKVKYIDTENKEQILEAKDYIAKVLQHEIDHTNGITFIDRLESYQKRRLKKELKELRITHKKTVSA
- a CDS encoding RnfABCDGE type electron transport complex subunit B, whose product is MVTSILVASISSALIALILAVLLIFSSKIFRVEVDERVTEVTEMLPGANCGGCGYPGCAQFAKALVADEAPVDGCSVGGAATAEAVAKYLGKVTPPQKERTRAYIFCHGHKDIAKSNQVYNGAQTCVSAVMAGGNKDCSYGCVGFYDCMKACDFGAIIKSETGVPIIVEDKCVSCGACVKACPQKLIEIHPVAQKFHVYCKSKDKGPIAKKACDKACIGCSICVKNTKEGGMRMENNLAIVNYEDYAITEESIAKCPTKAITDERVNSVVNL
- a CDS encoding DUF58 domain-containing protein; translated protein: MFRDSTITTKDILKSVRQIEIKTSRIVNSYFAGQYHSAFKGHGIEFDEVRKYNIGDDVRAMDWKVSARYNEPFIKRFREERELNVVILADFSASTDFGLTKTKHNLIVELSALLSFSALKNNDKVGLLIFTDTVEKFIPLNKGKNHVLRIIRELIEFEPKSAETNIANALEYFNKIQKRDSITFLITDACSDLPKKQIDITRKRNDFVVCLVNDKLEYEMPNLLGTLVLSDLENDEYVYFDMGNKNVREAYINEQSKILEDKLQFLKRNSIENIVLDTSSNYINEVMKFFIKRRK
- a CDS encoding winged helix-turn-helix transcriptional regulator — translated: MKKDNLKEKYMEDTGFAYTMSLISGKYKMIILYILSELKIVRYNELKRIISNISHKTLSVTLKELEKDDLISRKEYPQIPPKVEYSLSKRGKSLIPILDAICIWGEKNRK
- a CDS encoding HAD family hydrolase, whose protein sequence is MIKNIIFDLDGTLIDSIPDINDSVNKTLEYINFPSLDIEYTKKYVGNGAKLLIKRVLNHFADKYDKEYLESIENDVYNFYIDYYSKHSTDNTKLYDNVLETLTSLYKLNINMFIISNKPNEITITTAKKLNIYNYFKAVIGDGIYPYRKPDINIWYNLKRDYNLIEEESLMVGDGIPDYEFAKNANIKALIALYGITDKETLLNLKNDYYINNFKEVEDFVLGYDK